The proteins below come from a single Malus domestica chromosome 03, GDT2T_hap1 genomic window:
- the LOC103421285 gene encoding glucan endo-1,3-beta-glucosidase 14-like isoform X2, with protein MAASTVLFTIILLFLGLSDSSVQVQSLSFGINYGQIANNLPSPSRVAVLLQSLNVSRVKLYDADPNVLQAFANSEVDFIIGLGNEYLQSMSTDPLKAQSWIQQHVQPHLPQTKITCINVGNEVLGGTDTQLWSYLLPAMQSVYRALVNLGLSKQVAVTTAHSLTILGNSYPPSSGSFRQDLAQYIQPILSFHSQVNSPFLINAYPYFAYKDNPGEVSIEYVLFQPNSGMVDSVTNLHYDNMLDAQIDAVYSAIKVMGHSDIEVRISETGWPSKGDANEAGATPENAGIYNGNLMRKIEEKKGTPAKTQVPIDIYVFALFNEDLKPGPASERNYGLYYPNGTQVYDIGSQGYLPQLTFSADSNINAISIFNFLSLLIVYILLCAY; from the exons ATGGCAGCCTCCACTGTCCTATTCACAATTATTCTGCTCTTCCTCGGTCTTTCAG ATTCAAGTGTCCAAGTCCAGAGCCTGAGCTTCGGAATCAACTATGGACAAATAGCCAACAACCTCCCATCTCCGTCGCGAGTGGCCGTCCTCCTCCAGTCCCTCAACGTCAGCCGCGTCAAACTTTACGACGCAGATCCGAACGTCCTCCAAGCCTTCGCGAACTCCGAGGTTGATTTCATCATCGGCCTCGGCAACGAGTACTTGCAGAGCATGTCCACCGACCCTCTCAAAGCCCAATCCTGGATTCAGCAGCACGTGCAGCCCCATCTCCCCCAGACCAAAATCACGTGCATCAACGTCGGGAACGAAGTCCTCGGCGGCACCGACACCCAGCTGTGGTCGTACCTCCTCCCGGCAATGCAATCAGTCTACCGTGCCCTCGTCAACCTCGGCCTCTCCAAACAAGTAGCTGTCACGACCGCGCACTCGCTTACTATTTTAGGAAACTCCTACCCGCCGTCGTCGGGGAGTTTCCGACAAGATCTCGCTCAATATATCCAGCCGATCCTCAGCTTTCACTCGCAAGTTAATTCGCCTTTTTTGATAAATGCTTATCCGTACTTTGCTTACAAGGACAATCCAGGTGAAGTTTCGATAGAGTACGTGCTGTTCCAGCCTAATTCTGGTATGGTCGATTCAGTCACAAATCTCCACTACGACAACATGCTGGATGCCCAGATTGATGCCGTTTATTCCGCCATCAAGGTGATGGGCCATTCGGACATCGAGGTCCGAATATCCGAGACCGGCTGGCCTTCCAAGGGGGATGCCAACGAGGCCGGCGCCACGCCGGAGAATGCTGGTATTTACAATGGGAATCTGATGAGGAAAATTGAAGAGAAGAAGGGGACGCCGGCGAAGACTCAAGTTCCGATTGACATTTACGTTTTTGCACTGTTTAATGAGGATTTGAAGCCTGGTCCGGCATCGGAGAGGAACTATGGACTATATTATCCGAATGGTACTCAGGTTTATGATATTGGATCCCAGGGTTATCTTCCTCAGCTAACTTTTTCTGCAGACTCTAAtataaat GCCATATCCATCTTCAATTTTCTGAGCCTTCTCATTGTGTACATATTATTATGTGCTTATTAG
- the LOC103421285 gene encoding glucan endo-1,3-beta-glucosidase 14-like isoform X1: MAASTVLFTIILLFLGLSDSSVQVQSLSFGINYGQIANNLPSPSRVAVLLQSLNVSRVKLYDADPNVLQAFANSEVDFIIGLGNEYLQSMSTDPLKAQSWIQQHVQPHLPQTKITCINVGNEVLGGTDTQLWSYLLPAMQSVYRALVNLGLSKQVAVTTAHSLTILGNSYPPSSGSFRQDLAQYIQPILSFHSQVNSPFLINAYPYFAYKDNPGEVSIEYVLFQPNSGMVDSVTNLHYDNMLDAQIDAVYSAIKVMGHSDIEVRISETGWPSKGDANEAGATPENAGIYNGNLMRKIEEKKGTPAKTQVPIDIYVFALFNEDLKPGPASERNYGLYYPNGTQVYDIGSQGYLPQLTFSADSNINASHIHLQFSEPSHCVHIIMCLLELIYSVNFLGGVRHADRSNMKNS; the protein is encoded by the exons ATGGCAGCCTCCACTGTCCTATTCACAATTATTCTGCTCTTCCTCGGTCTTTCAG ATTCAAGTGTCCAAGTCCAGAGCCTGAGCTTCGGAATCAACTATGGACAAATAGCCAACAACCTCCCATCTCCGTCGCGAGTGGCCGTCCTCCTCCAGTCCCTCAACGTCAGCCGCGTCAAACTTTACGACGCAGATCCGAACGTCCTCCAAGCCTTCGCGAACTCCGAGGTTGATTTCATCATCGGCCTCGGCAACGAGTACTTGCAGAGCATGTCCACCGACCCTCTCAAAGCCCAATCCTGGATTCAGCAGCACGTGCAGCCCCATCTCCCCCAGACCAAAATCACGTGCATCAACGTCGGGAACGAAGTCCTCGGCGGCACCGACACCCAGCTGTGGTCGTACCTCCTCCCGGCAATGCAATCAGTCTACCGTGCCCTCGTCAACCTCGGCCTCTCCAAACAAGTAGCTGTCACGACCGCGCACTCGCTTACTATTTTAGGAAACTCCTACCCGCCGTCGTCGGGGAGTTTCCGACAAGATCTCGCTCAATATATCCAGCCGATCCTCAGCTTTCACTCGCAAGTTAATTCGCCTTTTTTGATAAATGCTTATCCGTACTTTGCTTACAAGGACAATCCAGGTGAAGTTTCGATAGAGTACGTGCTGTTCCAGCCTAATTCTGGTATGGTCGATTCAGTCACAAATCTCCACTACGACAACATGCTGGATGCCCAGATTGATGCCGTTTATTCCGCCATCAAGGTGATGGGCCATTCGGACATCGAGGTCCGAATATCCGAGACCGGCTGGCCTTCCAAGGGGGATGCCAACGAGGCCGGCGCCACGCCGGAGAATGCTGGTATTTACAATGGGAATCTGATGAGGAAAATTGAAGAGAAGAAGGGGACGCCGGCGAAGACTCAAGTTCCGATTGACATTTACGTTTTTGCACTGTTTAATGAGGATTTGAAGCCTGGTCCGGCATCGGAGAGGAACTATGGACTATATTATCCGAATGGTACTCAGGTTTATGATATTGGATCCCAGGGTTATCTTCCTCAGCTAACTTTTTCTGCAGACTCTAAtataaatgcaa GCCATATCCATCTTCAATTTTCTGAGCCTTCTCATTGTGTACATATTATTATGTGCTTATTAGAGCTCATATATTCGGTGAACTTTTTGGGGGGAGTAAGACATGCAGACAGGAGCAACATGAAGAATTCCTGA
- the LOC103421285 gene encoding glucan endo-1,3-beta-glucosidase 14-like isoform X3, with the protein MAASTVLFTIILLFLGLSDSSVQVQSLSFGINYGQIANNLPSPSRVAVLLQSLNVSRVKLYDADPNVLQAFANSEVDFIIGLGNEYLQSMSTDPLKAQSWIQQHVQPHLPQTKITCINVGNEVLGGTDTQLWSYLLPAMQSVYRALVNLGLSKQVAVTTAHSLTILGNSYPPSSGSFRQDLAQYIQPILSFHSQVNSPFLINAYPYFAYKDNPGEVSIEYVLFQPNSGMVDSVTNLHYDNMLDAQIDAVYSAIKVMGHSDIEVRISETGWPSKGDANEAGATPENAGIYNGNLMRKIEEKKGTPAKTQVPIDIYVFALFNEDLKPGPASERNYGLYYPNGHIHLQFSEPSHCVHIIMCLLELIYSVNFLGGVRHADRSNMKNS; encoded by the exons ATGGCAGCCTCCACTGTCCTATTCACAATTATTCTGCTCTTCCTCGGTCTTTCAG ATTCAAGTGTCCAAGTCCAGAGCCTGAGCTTCGGAATCAACTATGGACAAATAGCCAACAACCTCCCATCTCCGTCGCGAGTGGCCGTCCTCCTCCAGTCCCTCAACGTCAGCCGCGTCAAACTTTACGACGCAGATCCGAACGTCCTCCAAGCCTTCGCGAACTCCGAGGTTGATTTCATCATCGGCCTCGGCAACGAGTACTTGCAGAGCATGTCCACCGACCCTCTCAAAGCCCAATCCTGGATTCAGCAGCACGTGCAGCCCCATCTCCCCCAGACCAAAATCACGTGCATCAACGTCGGGAACGAAGTCCTCGGCGGCACCGACACCCAGCTGTGGTCGTACCTCCTCCCGGCAATGCAATCAGTCTACCGTGCCCTCGTCAACCTCGGCCTCTCCAAACAAGTAGCTGTCACGACCGCGCACTCGCTTACTATTTTAGGAAACTCCTACCCGCCGTCGTCGGGGAGTTTCCGACAAGATCTCGCTCAATATATCCAGCCGATCCTCAGCTTTCACTCGCAAGTTAATTCGCCTTTTTTGATAAATGCTTATCCGTACTTTGCTTACAAGGACAATCCAGGTGAAGTTTCGATAGAGTACGTGCTGTTCCAGCCTAATTCTGGTATGGTCGATTCAGTCACAAATCTCCACTACGACAACATGCTGGATGCCCAGATTGATGCCGTTTATTCCGCCATCAAGGTGATGGGCCATTCGGACATCGAGGTCCGAATATCCGAGACCGGCTGGCCTTCCAAGGGGGATGCCAACGAGGCCGGCGCCACGCCGGAGAATGCTGGTATTTACAATGGGAATCTGATGAGGAAAATTGAAGAGAAGAAGGGGACGCCGGCGAAGACTCAAGTTCCGATTGACATTTACGTTTTTGCACTGTTTAATGAGGATTTGAAGCCTGGTCCGGCATCGGAGAGGAACTATGGACTATATTATCCGAATG GCCATATCCATCTTCAATTTTCTGAGCCTTCTCATTGTGTACATATTATTATGTGCTTATTAGAGCTCATATATTCGGTGAACTTTTTGGGGGGAGTAAGACATGCAGACAGGAGCAACATGAAGAATTCCTGA